One genomic window of Pirellulales bacterium includes the following:
- a CDS encoding acyl-CoA synthetase produces the protein MPSDAQLAYEKLWRETDPWSGIPARYNLGVSLTQGNVAQGRGDKRCLAWENSAGEARSYTYAEMDAASSRLASSLAKLGVGRGDRVLLRLPNLPEFYIASLAVAKLGGVFIPSSTQFRESEIEYRLRDSAAVAVVTTTGLAGEVERVWSRAPDLKHVLALPYAGAKLAGRQLDLAELIASGDEAFSPADTASDDVAFIAYTSGTTGDPKGVVHYHRYPISYDPLIRHWHDYRDDDVCTCPAEVGWLLPVASTFLYSMRSGIETVLYHPLDGRFHPAAWFRLIARYGITNFVGTPTMFRMLTADPAVHEADVASLRHGTSAGEPLPPDTFEGVRRTLGFTPLDGIGMSECMVYCFQRVGEEVMAGSCGRPAPGCVIKLMDDELREVPRGEPGILCVRRDTHPGMMKEYWNKPDRTAEVFRGEWYYSGDVLRQDEAGLFWFQGRGDDVIKASGYRVSPFEVESCLAEHPAVLESAVVASPDELRGMIIKAFVVLRVDRVASDPLACELQEWVKSHAAPYKYPRKVEFVAELPKTPSGKIKRGLLREREFSAQPKT, from the coding sequence ATGCCCTCCGACGCGCAGTTGGCGTACGAAAAGCTCTGGCGCGAGACGGATCCCTGGTCGGGCATCCCGGCTCGATACAACTTGGGGGTGTCTTTGACACAAGGCAACGTGGCCCAAGGGCGCGGGGATAAGCGTTGCCTGGCCTGGGAGAATTCGGCCGGCGAGGCCCGCAGCTATACGTATGCCGAAATGGATGCGGCGAGCAGCCGGTTGGCCTCGTCGCTGGCGAAGCTGGGCGTGGGGCGTGGCGATCGCGTCTTGTTGCGCTTGCCGAATCTGCCCGAGTTTTACATCGCCTCGCTCGCGGTGGCGAAGCTGGGAGGCGTGTTCATTCCCTCCAGCACGCAGTTTCGCGAGAGCGAGATCGAATACCGCTTGCGCGATTCGGCCGCCGTGGCCGTCGTGACGACGACCGGTCTGGCGGGCGAAGTGGAGCGCGTCTGGTCTCGCGCGCCCGACTTGAAGCATGTGCTGGCGCTACCCTATGCCGGCGCGAAGCTGGCCGGACGGCAACTCGATCTGGCCGAGCTCATCGCGTCGGGGGACGAGGCGTTTTCGCCGGCAGACACGGCCAGCGATGATGTGGCTTTTATCGCCTACACGTCGGGCACGACGGGGGATCCGAAGGGGGTGGTGCATTACCACCGCTACCCGATTTCGTACGATCCGCTGATTCGCCACTGGCACGACTATCGCGACGACGACGTCTGCACCTGCCCGGCCGAGGTCGGCTGGCTGCTGCCGGTGGCCTCGACGTTTCTGTACTCGATGCGCTCGGGCATCGAGACGGTGCTCTACCATCCGCTCGACGGTCGCTTTCATCCGGCGGCCTGGTTTCGCTTGATCGCGCGGTACGGCATCACGAACTTCGTGGGCACGCCGACGATGTTTCGCATGCTGACTGCCGACCCGGCCGTTCACGAGGCGGACGTTGCGAGCCTGCGTCATGGCACGAGCGCAGGCGAGCCCTTGCCCCCCGACACGTTCGAGGGGGTGCGCCGCACCCTGGGGTTCACGCCACTCGACGGCATCGGCATGAGCGAGTGCATGGTGTACTGCTTTCAGCGCGTGGGCGAGGAAGTGATGGCGGGGAGTTGCGGACGCCCGGCGCCGGGCTGCGTGATCAAGCTCATGGACGACGAGCTGCGCGAAGTGCCGCGCGGCGAGCCCGGCATTCTGTGCGTGCGCCGCGATACGCACCCAGGCATGATGAAAGAGTATTGGAACAAGCCGGACCGCACGGCCGAGGTGTTTCGCGGCGAATGGTATTACTCGGGGGACGTGCTGCGTCAGGACGAAGCGGGATTGTTCTGGTTTCAGGGACGCGGCGACGATGTCATCAAGGCCAGCGGTTATCGCGTGTCGCCGTTCGAGGTGGAAAGCTGCCTGGCCGAGCATCCGGCGGTGCTGGAGTCGGCCGTGGTGGCCAGCCCCGACGAGCTGCGCGGCATGATTATCAAGGCCTTTGTCGTGCTCCGCGTCGATCGAGTGGCGAGCGATCCCTTGGCGTGCGAATTGCAAGAATGGGTCAAATCGCACGCCGCGCCGTACAAGTATCCGCGCAAGGTCGAGTTCGTCGCGGAATTGCCCAAGACACCGAGCGGGAAGATCAAACGGGGCCTGTTGCGCGAGCGTGAGTTTTCCGCTCAACCGAAGACCTGA
- a CDS encoding CoA pyrophosphatase: MSYGRHFAPPPPGARRAAVMALLYPVDGVWHMPFTVRPTTMTDHAGQVSLPGGLIEPGESTSEAALRELAEELGVDDPRMELLGELSPLYLFVSNFQVTPWVGVLHERPTLVPNEHEVAEVLEVPLPYMTDPTNIGRHARDHRGIEFSAPHLLFGGHCIWGATGMILGEFIALADELSAAAAA, translated from the coding sequence ATGAGCTACGGCCGGCATTTTGCCCCGCCCCCCCCGGGGGCCCGCCGCGCGGCGGTGATGGCGCTGCTGTATCCCGTGGACGGCGTCTGGCACATGCCCTTCACGGTGCGTCCCACGACCATGACCGATCATGCCGGTCAGGTGAGCCTGCCGGGTGGCTTGATCGAGCCTGGCGAATCGACGAGCGAGGCCGCCTTGCGCGAACTGGCCGAGGAACTCGGCGTCGACGATCCGCGCATGGAACTGTTGGGCGAGCTTTCGCCCCTCTATCTGTTCGTGAGCAACTTTCAGGTCACGCCCTGGGTGGGGGTGCTGCACGAGCGCCCCACGCTCGTCCCCAACGAGCATGAAGTGGCCGAGGTGCTCGAAGTCCCCCTCCCCTACATGACCGATCCGACCAACATCGGCCGGCATGCGCGCGATCATCGCGGTATCGAATTCTCGGCGCCGCATCTCTTGTTTGGCGGGCACTGCATCTGGGGCGCGACCGGCATGATCCTGGGAGAGTTCATCGCCCTGGCCGACGAATTGAGCGCCGCGGCCGCGGCGTGA
- a CDS encoding enoyl-CoA hydratase/isomerase family protein, which translates to MSQSTAAPIVVGEVKAGVKWVRFNRPEVRNAVTLESADLARAEIDSAASEGARVIVLTGSGGSFSSGADLKAVAGAFTGEMPSVKKLLADHYHPLIKSMVESPLPVIAAVDGAAAGIGCDFALAADMRLASDRAFFSHIFVNISLIPDGGGTFHLPRLVGLGRALEMAMLGERVTAEEAHAWGLVNHVYPTANFEEQVQEFAASLAKKAPLSLERSKRAMRASLGDHTIGQALAREADLQEELFASEDFKEGVMAFLSKRPAEFRGK; encoded by the coding sequence ATGAGCCAGTCGACTGCCGCACCGATCGTCGTGGGTGAAGTGAAAGCAGGCGTGAAGTGGGTGCGATTCAACCGCCCCGAGGTGCGTAACGCGGTCACGCTCGAATCGGCCGATCTGGCACGGGCGGAGATCGACAGCGCGGCCTCGGAGGGGGCCCGCGTGATCGTGCTCACGGGCAGTGGCGGTTCGTTCTCGTCGGGGGCCGACCTCAAGGCCGTGGCCGGCGCCTTCACGGGAGAGATGCCCAGCGTCAAGAAGCTGCTAGCCGATCACTACCATCCGCTCATCAAGAGTATGGTCGAATCTCCGCTGCCCGTGATCGCGGCGGTGGATGGCGCCGCGGCGGGGATCGGCTGCGATTTTGCCCTGGCCGCCGACATGCGTCTGGCGAGCGATCGTGCGTTCTTTTCGCACATCTTCGTCAACATCAGCCTGATTCCCGACGGAGGCGGCACGTTCCACCTGCCGCGGCTGGTGGGGTTGGGACGCGCGCTCGAGATGGCCATGCTGGGCGAACGGGTCACGGCCGAGGAAGCACACGCATGGGGGCTCGTGAATCACGTCTACCCCACGGCGAACTTCGAGGAGCAGGTGCAGGAGTTCGCCGCGTCGCTGGCCAAGAAGGCTCCGCTCTCGCTCGAGCGTTCGAAACGTGCCATGCGGGCTTCGCTGGGCGATCATACGATCGGCCAGGCCCTGGCGCGCGAGGCCGACTTGCAGGAAGAGCTTTTCGCCAGCGAAGACTTCAAGGAAGGGGTGATGGCCTTCCTCAGCAAGCGCCCCGCGGAGTTCCGCGGCAAATAG
- a CDS encoding dihydroorotate dehydrogenase electron transfer subunit, with translation MSDPLRQPTFADRACHARVEILENERLARDTYRVRFACPTIAQRIVPGQFVMLRLSPGDDPLLGRPLAFYDTIDGADSRPEALDVVYLVVGKMTSRLARCVPGQELEVWGPLGNGFPVREARHVIMVAGGIGQTPFVAVGREALGLRAYGAPARRVPRAERVTFCYGARTAEYFAGVDDFRRQGIDVRLSTDDGSAGHHGLVTEVLADVLSREQPADCRVLCCGPEKMMEAVAHLTAERGFRCELSLETPMACGLGICFSCVARVRDESGNWDYRRTCVEGPIFDAATIEF, from the coding sequence ATGAGCGATCCGTTACGCCAACCAACTTTTGCCGATCGCGCCTGCCACGCGCGCGTCGAGATCCTCGAAAACGAGCGTCTCGCGCGCGATACCTATCGCGTGCGCTTTGCCTGCCCGACGATCGCCCAGCGGATCGTGCCGGGGCAGTTCGTCATGTTGCGTCTCTCGCCGGGCGATGATCCGCTGCTGGGCAGACCGCTCGCGTTCTACGACACGATCGACGGCGCCGACAGCCGCCCCGAGGCGCTCGACGTCGTCTACCTCGTCGTCGGCAAGATGACGAGCCGGCTCGCGCGTTGCGTGCCGGGACAGGAACTCGAGGTGTGGGGCCCCCTCGGCAACGGCTTTCCCGTCCGCGAGGCACGCCACGTCATCATGGTGGCGGGCGGCATCGGTCAGACGCCCTTCGTGGCCGTAGGTCGCGAAGCGCTGGGGCTGCGAGCTTATGGCGCCCCGGCCCGGCGCGTGCCTCGCGCCGAACGCGTCACCTTCTGTTACGGCGCCCGCACGGCGGAATATTTCGCCGGCGTCGATGATTTTCGTCGCCAGGGAATCGACGTGCGGCTCAGCACCGACGACGGCTCGGCCGGACATCACGGTCTGGTGACCGAAGTGCTTGCCGACGTCCTCTCGCGCGAGCAGCCGGCCGACTGTCGCGTCCTCTGCTGCGGCCCGGAGAAGATGATGGAAGCGGTGGCGCATCTCACCGCCGAACGCGGCTTCCGCTGCGAGTTGTCGCTCGAGACGCCGATGGCGTGCGGCCTGGGAATCTGCTTCAGTTGTGTCGCCCGCGTGCGCGACGAAAGTGGCAACTGGGATTATCGGCGCACCTGCGTCGAAGGACCCATCTTCGACGCGGCCACGATCGAGTTCTAA
- a CDS encoding rRNA pseudouridine synthase has product MPPSEPSRAKRRPRGKPSGKPAKFRRGKPGSAPRKRPAAGASSASPRDDSPERRLQQVLAAAGVGSRRHCEELILAGRVEVDGEAVTKLGTKVDPARQQIRLDGEVLVAERKSYFAVHKPVGIVSTNHDPSGRPRVIDLLPPSVGRVYTVGRLDKSSEGLILVTNDGELAERLTHPRYGVAKTYHVLVAGQISPEELARLQRGIHLAEGFAKVEGARIKKAQKQSSLLEIVLREGRNREIRRLLARAGHKVLRLKRIAIANLRLADLPSGAYRMLRADEVRDLRRATFVGRPAAETTIEAVHESPSIQEEPALTTARPAKEAAPPGKPPRQRPHAGGPRQRPAGRGKKPFERGGQRAERPPRKRGGPPKKPLGATIIGGDEPEVPAATREGGRPARRPPRPKPRGRRA; this is encoded by the coding sequence ATGCCCCCCTCCGAACCCTCGCGAGCGAAACGTCGTCCGCGGGGAAAACCCTCCGGCAAGCCGGCCAAGTTTCGCCGCGGCAAGCCCGGCAGCGCGCCGCGCAAACGCCCCGCGGCCGGCGCAAGTTCAGCCTCCCCCCGCGACGACTCCCCAGAACGCCGCCTGCAGCAAGTCCTCGCCGCCGCCGGCGTCGGCAGTCGCCGTCATTGCGAAGAGTTGATCCTCGCCGGGCGAGTCGAGGTCGACGGAGAAGCGGTCACCAAGCTCGGCACCAAGGTCGATCCCGCGCGGCAACAAATCCGACTCGACGGCGAAGTACTCGTCGCCGAGCGCAAGTCTTACTTTGCCGTCCACAAGCCGGTGGGCATCGTGTCGACGAACCACGATCCGTCGGGCCGACCGCGGGTAATCGATTTGCTCCCCCCCTCGGTAGGACGAGTCTACACCGTGGGGCGCCTCGACAAATCGAGCGAGGGGCTGATCCTGGTCACCAACGATGGTGAGTTGGCCGAACGCCTGACGCATCCCCGTTACGGCGTCGCCAAGACCTACCACGTGCTGGTCGCGGGACAGATCTCCCCCGAGGAATTGGCTCGCCTGCAGCGCGGCATCCACCTGGCCGAAGGCTTCGCCAAGGTCGAAGGCGCCCGCATCAAGAAAGCTCAAAAGCAAAGCTCGCTCCTCGAGATCGTGCTGCGCGAAGGCCGCAATCGCGAGATTCGCCGCCTCTTGGCCCGGGCCGGGCATAAGGTCCTGCGATTGAAACGCATCGCCATTGCCAATCTCCGCCTGGCCGATTTGCCGAGCGGCGCCTACCGCATGCTGCGCGCCGACGAGGTGCGCGATCTGCGGCGTGCCACGTTCGTCGGCCGTCCAGCGGCGGAGACCACGATCGAAGCCGTCCACGAGAGCCCTTCCATCCAGGAAGAGCCCGCTCTCACGACCGCGCGCCCCGCGAAAGAGGCTGCCCCCCCCGGCAAGCCCCCTCGCCAACGACCACACGCAGGGGGTCCCAGACAGCGTCCAGCCGGACGCGGCAAGAAACCGTTCGAGCGCGGCGGCCAGCGTGCCGAACGCCCGCCCCGCAAGCGGGGCGGCCCCCCAAAAAAACCGCTAGGAGCCACGATCATCGGTGGCGACGAACCCGAGGTTCCCGCCGCCACGCGCGAAGGGGGCCGACCCGCCAGACGCCCCCCCCGCCCGAAGCCGCGGGGACGCCGCGCATGA
- a CDS encoding membrane or secreted protein, with amino-acid sequence MRSAALLLGCLLMATVSSGCGGGGGGGSFLNPPSEQQQRATAQRFDPYPENDTGPPILGGRPLGYREPIAEPSRARWNPSTWFNRHGSPQSY; translated from the coding sequence ATGCGATCCGCCGCTCTACTTCTGGGTTGCCTGTTGATGGCCACGGTGTCCAGTGGATGCGGCGGCGGGGGTGGAGGCGGATCGTTCTTGAATCCCCCCAGCGAACAGCAACAACGCGCCACCGCGCAACGCTTCGATCCCTATCCCGAGAACGATACCGGCCCGCCGATTCTGGGCGGTCGACCGCTCGGCTATCGCGAGCCGATCGCCGAACCGAGCCGCGCTCGCTGGAATCCTTCGACCTGGTTCAATCGCCACGGCTCGCCGCAGTCGTATTAA
- a CDS encoding class I mannose-6-phosphate isomerase, with protein sequence MPRLTPLRMQPILRRYVWGGTRLGSLLDKPVGDDPYCAESWEICDRGPDQTIVSHGPLAGMTLHQLVQEHGEELLGRHHPQPAFPLLFKFLDTAAPLSVQVHPDDALAAQARTPDLGKTEAWYILDAEPESVIYAGLSPGVDQGTFEEELRSGLCETCLHSFEPRAGDCVFVPAGAVHALGAGLLVAEIQQASDTTYRLFDWNRLGTDGKPRPLHVEEGLRAIHFRLGPIGPVIGSPTVHDEATRLVACDKFVWDRWTIDEAITLGGDHRCHLLAVVEGELHVAGDPARRPLRRGETMLLPAACGATALRPHGNASVLDAYLP encoded by the coding sequence ATGCCGCGTCTGACGCCGTTACGCATGCAACCGATTCTGCGTCGCTACGTCTGGGGGGGCACGCGCTTGGGAAGCCTCCTCGACAAACCGGTCGGAGATGACCCGTATTGCGCCGAGAGTTGGGAGATCTGCGATCGGGGCCCCGATCAAACCATCGTCAGTCACGGTCCCCTGGCGGGGATGACGCTGCACCAACTCGTGCAGGAACACGGCGAGGAACTGCTCGGTCGACATCATCCGCAGCCGGCCTTTCCATTGCTGTTCAAGTTTCTCGACACCGCGGCGCCCCTTTCGGTGCAGGTACATCCCGACGATGCCCTGGCGGCGCAGGCTCGCACCCCCGACCTGGGCAAGACCGAAGCCTGGTACATCCTCGATGCCGAGCCCGAGAGCGTGATCTATGCGGGTCTCAGCCCGGGCGTCGATCAAGGCACGTTCGAGGAAGAATTGCGCAGCGGCCTGTGCGAAACCTGCCTGCACAGCTTCGAGCCGCGCGCCGGCGATTGTGTCTTCGTGCCCGCGGGCGCCGTACACGCCTTGGGGGCGGGTCTGCTCGTCGCCGAGATTCAACAGGCGAGCGACACCACCTATCGTCTGTTCGATTGGAATCGCTTGGGTACCGACGGCAAGCCACGTCCGTTGCACGTCGAAGAAGGCCTGCGGGCCATCCATTTTCGGCTCGGTCCGATTGGCCCGGTCATCGGGAGCCCCACGGTCCACGACGAAGCAACGCGGCTCGTCGCATGCGACAAGTTCGTGTGGGATCGCTGGACGATCGACGAGGCCATCACCCTCGGCGGCGATCATCGCTGCCACCTGCTCGCCGTCGTCGAAGGAGAGTTGCACGTCGCCGGCGACCCGGCCCGTCGTCCGCTGCGACGGGGAGAAACGATGCTGTTACCGGCCGCTTGTGGCGCCACCGCGTTGCGCCCCCACGGCAACGCCTCAGTCCTAGATGCATATCTTCCCTAG
- a CDS encoding divalent-cation tolerance protein CutA — protein MSDYLLICTTTETRAQAEQIARALVDARLAACVQIEGPITSVYRWEGAVTQAAEWRLTAKTPAVLFDRAVELIRREHTYQVPEVIALPIVAGSRDYLAWLSAETDATAEGS, from the coding sequence ATGAGCGACTACCTGCTGATCTGCACGACGACCGAAACCCGTGCCCAGGCGGAGCAGATTGCCCGCGCATTGGTCGACGCACGGCTGGCGGCCTGCGTGCAGATCGAGGGCCCGATCACGAGCGTCTATCGCTGGGAGGGCGCCGTCACCCAAGCAGCAGAGTGGCGACTGACGGCGAAAACCCCAGCGGTGCTGTTCGACCGAGCGGTCGAGTTGATCCGCCGCGAGCACACGTACCAGGTGCCCGAGGTGATCGCCCTGCCCATTGTCGCCGGCAGTCGCGACTACCTTGCCTGGCTTTCCGCCGAAACCGACGCCACAGCGGAAGGATCCTGA
- a CDS encoding class I SAM-dependent methyltransferase: protein MTAAETLRILSDDLPRARLTARLSKAIERRARYALRRRSGPEQGQGVERTLDGLLGAVAGGEVAEQGAAAICAAGVALVDFGAVEYARRCVQQALKLFRGDGALPDATGGAPSLFATALFLRLADRLNDDSKAELPVGKVLAACEYIVAHLDRGGRLLADDMTNSLPDRWGSPLARLACLAPVANFAACWQEGHWQRLIERAVQRATSIVELAPWTTPSHLWAQAIDALLELGGNDAARRHARWLDLAQRSDGGVASRIDAEDLSAWATAHAAAVWFELGNRERGDRAMQWLASKQTGEGRFVGSGDDRLVAHRELWTTIHYLRAAQAQVRASFAGQRADLPETIDAADGRYRAVVHWLRQQEGLERVLDAGCGAGRFLRRLRDELPGRHWLGIDASDRTLQQLPRLCDLEWQQGDLLRLPVQDAACDAAYMVEALEHSLVPRRAVEELCRAVRPGGVILIIDKCRSHQALSRHEPWERWFAADEVTAWLTPHCEDIAVTSIPHGHHQQPTGLFLCWTARKHNAIAQRRAA from the coding sequence ATGACTGCCGCTGAAACGCTTCGCATTTTGAGCGATGATCTTCCCCGCGCGCGGCTTACGGCGCGGCTGAGCAAGGCGATCGAGCGCCGCGCCCGTTACGCGCTGCGCCGCCGGAGCGGGCCGGAGCAGGGGCAGGGGGTCGAGCGAACGCTCGATGGGCTCCTCGGCGCCGTTGCCGGCGGCGAGGTGGCAGAACAGGGAGCGGCGGCGATCTGTGCCGCGGGCGTGGCGCTGGTCGATTTCGGCGCGGTGGAGTATGCCCGGCGCTGCGTGCAGCAGGCGTTGAAACTGTTTCGCGGCGATGGCGCGCTTCCCGATGCGACGGGGGGGGCTCCGTCGTTGTTTGCGACGGCCCTGTTTCTGCGACTGGCAGATCGTTTGAACGATGATTCCAAGGCAGAGTTGCCCGTGGGCAAAGTTCTCGCCGCGTGCGAGTACATCGTGGCGCACCTCGATCGGGGCGGGCGATTGCTCGCGGACGATATGACCAATAGCCTGCCGGATCGCTGGGGATCGCCCCTCGCGCGACTCGCGTGCCTGGCGCCGGTGGCGAACTTCGCCGCGTGTTGGCAGGAGGGGCACTGGCAGCGCCTGATCGAACGCGCCGTCCAGAGGGCAACGTCAATCGTCGAACTGGCGCCCTGGACGACGCCGAGCCACCTCTGGGCGCAGGCCATCGACGCGCTGCTGGAACTCGGCGGCAACGACGCGGCGCGAAGGCACGCGCGTTGGCTCGATTTGGCGCAGCGCAGCGATGGAGGCGTGGCATCTCGCATCGATGCCGAGGACCTGTCGGCTTGGGCCACGGCGCACGCCGCGGCCGTATGGTTCGAACTGGGGAACCGCGAACGTGGCGATCGCGCCATGCAATGGCTGGCGTCCAAGCAGACCGGCGAAGGCCGCTTTGTGGGGAGCGGTGATGATCGACTGGTGGCGCACCGCGAGCTGTGGACGACAATCCACTACTTGCGAGCGGCGCAAGCGCAAGTCCGTGCCTCGTTCGCAGGGCAGCGCGCCGACTTGCCCGAGACCATCGATGCCGCCGACGGTCGCTATCGCGCGGTCGTCCATTGGCTGCGACAGCAGGAGGGATTGGAACGAGTGCTCGATGCGGGCTGCGGAGCGGGACGCTTTCTGAGACGCCTGCGCGACGAATTGCCGGGACGGCACTGGTTGGGCATCGACGCTTCCGATCGCACGCTGCAACAACTACCCCGGCTGTGCGACCTCGAATGGCAGCAGGGCGATCTGCTGCGGCTACCGGTGCAGGACGCCGCTTGCGACGCCGCCTACATGGTCGAAGCGCTCGAGCACTCGCTCGTGCCACGACGTGCCGTCGAGGAACTGTGCCGCGCCGTGCGTCCCGGCGGCGTCATCCTGATCATCGACAAATGCCGGTCGCACCAGGCACTCTCGCGGCACGAGCCCTGGGAACGCTGGTTTGCGGCCGACGAGGTGACTGCCTGGCTCACGCCGCACTGCGAAGACATCGCGGTGACTTCCATTCCCCATGGGCATCACCAGCAGCCGACGGGGCTGTTTCTTTGCTGGACGGCGCGAAAGCACAATGCCATAGCGCAGCGTCGCGCGGCCTGA
- a CDS encoding DUF1592 domain-containing protein, producing MAWLVAIGLICLAAHRSGAEETAPAEELSPDAFFEQRVTPFLETYCQACHTGDVPKGGVSFDGYTSRQSLREHLPVWKKVTEQLDFESMPPADELQPEKAERREIVEWLKTVGTAPDSGGPVDPGRVTIRRLNRAEYNNTIRDLVGVEIDAAADFPADDVGYGFDNIGDVLSMPPVLLEKFLDAAEKVTNAAIRTVDQNLSTVRRFDAGDKRVEGGMAADTTRNLYSQGEIFVEPDFPVAGEYILRASAFGDQAGGEPVKMGFHLGRDHLDVVDVPAEVETPGVYEVRAQAQAGRHRFAVSFDNDYYRTKGPEEERGDRNLYVSFLEVEGPIALEPTPLPESHRRIIYRTPAEGEADDACARELLVKFASRAFRRPATDDEVTRLVELFKLRRGEGGSFEQSIQLAVTAVLVSPSFLFRIEEDRLPSEPGGISAPISDYELASRLSYFLWSSLPDEELLAVAAAGTLHEPATCEAQIRRMLTDPKSDALVRNFADQWLQIRSLDRLAPDPKLFPEFDELLRAAMAEESRQFFAGVMREDRSVLELLDANYTYVNERLARHYGLEGVTGEEFRRVELPAGARGGVLTQASVLTVTSNPTRTSPVKRGKWVLETLLGTPPPPPPADVPLLAEGEQAALTGSLRERMVQHRENPNCASCHERMDPLGFGLENFDAVGRWREKDGEFPIDPSGTLPSGENFAGPAELRQILLGSSGEFRRSLAEKLLTYALGRGLEYYDRTAVDSIVHALENNGDRFTPLVTAVVASDPFRLRRATQVAATDSPPVEPAENSAGETP from the coding sequence GTGGCTTGGCTAGTGGCGATCGGACTGATTTGCCTGGCGGCGCACCGGAGCGGGGCGGAAGAAACCGCACCGGCGGAAGAACTTTCGCCCGATGCCTTTTTCGAGCAGCGGGTCACTCCCTTCCTCGAGACCTACTGCCAGGCCTGTCACACGGGGGATGTGCCCAAGGGGGGCGTGTCGTTCGACGGCTATACCTCGCGGCAATCGCTCCGCGAACATTTGCCGGTTTGGAAGAAGGTGACCGAGCAACTCGACTTCGAGTCGATGCCCCCGGCGGATGAGCTGCAGCCGGAGAAAGCGGAACGGCGCGAGATCGTCGAGTGGTTGAAAACGGTCGGCACGGCGCCAGATAGTGGCGGGCCGGTCGATCCGGGGCGCGTCACGATTCGGCGTTTGAACCGCGCGGAATACAACAACACGATTCGCGATCTGGTCGGAGTCGAGATCGATGCGGCGGCCGATTTTCCGGCCGACGACGTCGGCTACGGCTTCGACAACATCGGTGATGTGCTCTCGATGCCGCCGGTGCTGCTCGAAAAGTTTCTCGATGCGGCGGAGAAAGTCACCAACGCCGCGATTCGGACCGTCGATCAGAATCTCTCGACCGTGCGCCGGTTCGACGCCGGCGACAAACGGGTCGAAGGGGGCATGGCGGCCGATACGACGCGCAATCTCTACTCGCAGGGAGAGATCTTCGTCGAGCCGGATTTTCCCGTTGCGGGCGAATACATTCTCCGCGCGTCGGCCTTCGGCGATCAGGCTGGCGGCGAGCCGGTGAAGATGGGCTTCCACCTCGGTCGCGATCATCTCGACGTGGTTGACGTGCCTGCGGAGGTGGAAACGCCGGGGGTGTACGAGGTCCGGGCCCAGGCGCAGGCCGGCCGGCACCGATTCGCCGTTTCGTTCGACAACGACTACTACCGCACCAAGGGGCCGGAAGAGGAACGGGGGGATCGGAATCTCTACGTCTCGTTTCTCGAAGTCGAGGGGCCGATCGCGCTAGAGCCCACGCCTCTGCCCGAGAGTCATCGGCGAATCATCTATCGCACGCCGGCCGAAGGAGAGGCCGACGATGCCTGCGCCCGAGAGTTGCTTGTGAAGTTTGCCTCGCGCGCGTTCCGCCGTCCGGCCACCGACGACGAAGTGACGCGCCTGGTCGAGTTGTTCAAGCTGCGACGGGGCGAGGGGGGGAGTTTCGAGCAGAGCATCCAGTTGGCGGTGACCGCGGTATTGGTCTCTCCCAGCTTTTTGTTCCGCATCGAGGAAGACCGTCTGCCGAGCGAGCCGGGGGGGATCTCGGCGCCGATCAGCGATTACGAGTTGGCGTCGCGGCTGTCGTACTTCTTGTGGAGCAGCCTGCCGGACGAGGAGTTGCTCGCCGTTGCCGCTGCCGGCACCCTGCACGAGCCGGCGACGTGCGAGGCGCAGATCCGCCGCATGCTGACCGATCCGAAATCGGACGCGCTCGTGCGCAACTTTGCCGATCAGTGGCTGCAGATACGCAGTCTCGATCGATTGGCGCCCGATCCGAAGTTGTTTCCCGAGTTCGACGAGCTGCTGCGCGCCGCGATGGCGGAGGAATCTCGCCAGTTTTTTGCCGGCGTGATGCGCGAGGATCGTAGCGTGCTCGAGTTACTCGACGCGAACTACACGTATGTGAACGAGCGTCTCGCCCGCCATTACGGGCTCGAGGGAGTGACGGGCGAGGAGTTCCGGCGCGTCGAGTTGCCCGCGGGGGCGCGCGGCGGCGTGTTGACACAGGCCTCGGTGCTGACGGTCACGTCGAATCCCACACGCACGTCTCCCGTGAAGCGTGGCAAATGGGTGCTCGAGACGCTTTTGGGAACGCCCCCGCCCCCGCCGCCAGCCGATGTGCCGCTGTTGGCTGAAGGAGAGCAGGCGGCGTTAACCGGCTCGCTGCGCGAGCGAATGGTGCAGCATCGCGAGAATCCGAATTGCGCCTCGTGCCACGAACGGATGGATCCGCTGGGTTTTGGACTGGAGAACTTCGACGCCGTTGGCCGATGGCGCGAAAAGGATGGTGAATTTCCCATCGACCCCTCGGGCACACTTCCCTCGGGCGAAAACTTTGCCGGACCGGCCGAATTGCGCCAGATCCTGCTGGGGAGCTCCGGAGAATTCCGCCGTTCGCTGGCCGAAAAGCTCCTGACCTATGCCCTGGGTCGCGGGCTGGAGTATTATGACCGCACGGCGGTGGACAGCATCGTCCACGCGCTAGAGAATAACGGCGACCGCTTTACCCCCCTGGTGACGGCGGTCGTCGCGAGCGATCCCTTCCGGCTGCGACGCGCAACGCAAGTCGCGGCCACCGACAGCCCGCCTGTGGAACCCGCCGAGAACTCTGCTGGAGAGACCCCATGA